GTGAGCCCTCTTCACGAGCCTCCGTCAGGTTCGACGGGGGCCGGAGGAGGAGTAACAGCGAGGCCCAAGAGGCGCTCGACTTCGCGAAAGAGTTTGTCGAAGGAGCCCGCGCGTCGCGCGGTCGTCAGGTCGAAGAGGCTCGTCAGGGCAGGCTGATCGATCGTTTCACTATAACCGTCCACCATGTGATGACTCAGCCAGCCCTTCGCATCTCGAACCTCCTCGGGCGCGGGCGGAGGGGCAAGATCTCCTGGAAGACCTCGTCGGCCACGCAGCGACTCCGCGGCAACCAGGAACCAAGCCTCGTACTCACGCTTCGCGACGACCACCGAAATGTCACGATCCGGGCGGTGCTCTCTCGCCTTGGTCAGGAGCCTGGGGCCCAGCACACAGGGAAGGTCGTCATCCGCATCGAGCAGGATGAGGATTCGCCCATCGTCCCCCACCTTTCTCGCCATGAACTCGACGGCGCGCTGGAGTCCCTCCTCCTTGACGAGTTGCCCCCGGGGGACTCGATGTGGAGGCAAGACAACGGGATTCAGTGCGGGTGCCAGCTCTTG
This is a stretch of genomic DNA from Archangium violaceum. It encodes these proteins:
- a CDS encoding DUF4276 family protein, with the protein product MKVGLIVEGHGEVASVPILLRRILQELAPALNPVVLPPHRVPRGQLVKEEGLQRAVEFMARKVGDDGRILILLDADDDLPCVLGPRLLTKAREHRPDRDISVVVAKREYEAWFLVAAESLRGRRGLPGDLAPPPAPEEVRDAKGWLSHHMVDGYSETIDQPALTSLFDLTTARRAGSFDKLFREVERLLGLAVTPPPAPVEPDGGS